The genomic segment ATAAAGATGGAGCAGGTGAGTGAATGTATGATGTTGTCTGCCTGTGGTTCAGTGAGAAGTTGTCAAGGCAGAGCTCTGGTTCAGTCAGTACCTGCAGTGGAAGCTGCAGTCCAGTGTGGGAGAGAAGTGTTTTGGCCCAGGGACCAGCTGTTATCACCAGATTCTTAGCTTGGTACGTGCCAGAGTCTGTCGTCACTGTGATTAAATCACCCGGCTCAATATTAAccactttctctccatcttttaTTACACCACCATGTGACTGAAACACCATCTGGAaagaagagggggaaaaaatcctaaAAATGGACAAACCAATAATAGATAAACTGACATATACAATCACAATATAATTATTGGCAtcataattattggcacaaTTATTGGTGCTTTTGTTCTCTACCATGGGGAAGACTGTTGAATGTAAGACATAACAGAACCAGTGTTCACTGTAAAATATGAATCTTTGATACTTTGGTGTTATTTTATGGCTGGTGCTGGTCAATGGTCTGTTGTGATGGTTCATATCATGAAATCTTTCTTTCACTAGAGAGTCTGCTTTCCAAATGGTTTAGATTTACACATAGAGCATTCAGCAACACAGTGACCCAAATCTTGCAttcaaatcaacacagaaataagtgcagaaacacaaaatcaatgttGCAATGACCACCTCAGTCTCCAGGTTTGAACTGGGTGGGATCTGAATTGAATGGCCAATTGAACCTGCATTACAAACCTAAGAATAcaatggaggaaataagtattgaacgtgtcaacatttatttcagtaaatatatttccaatgaggctattcacattaaattttcaccagactttggtattaactcaagaaatctacacatataaagaaatccaaatatttatgtccataaatgaagttatgtgtaataaaggggaatgacaccttggtaatgaaaagcctttttacagaccatcaataataacccagctgatattaattgcACAgatatggatttcagctggttccttgccttaccttgctttggagaactgctttttcttagcgtgttcaataattttttcctgtgtcattccactttattacacataacttcatttatggactttaatgttgtgaattctttatatttgtggatttcttatctggtgaaaatttcatgtgaatagcctcattggaaatatatttactgaaaaaaatgttcaatacttatttccccccactgtataccAGAGCTTGAAGTGTTCAAGATGAAGATTACTCAAGTGTTCTGCAAGGTTGTTTGGCATTAGAGGAAGAGGCTCAGTGCTATTATTCTCTCCAGTGGATACCTCACAGAATATTAAACATTGAAATGCTCATCATTTCAAAACgcaaattttgttttttaatataacaAGCACCACTCATATGTTTAAACTTGAAATATCACTGTGTAtgtgttattcattttatatggtcatttttgtttgttttcatgatGGATACCAATAATTCTGGtagtaaaacaaatattttccaTGTATGTAAAGCTTTTCTATCAGTAAAGAATCTTTGTGTGGACAAGTTGTATTTCTTGTCAGATGTACTTTGATCTGAGGGCAGAGCAGAATGATGATAAGACAGCTGGGTGGACTAGAAAGTGTAGGCCAACTAATGAGCAAGAAGCAAGAACTGCTTTTAGACAGTACCATCAGGGAGCCTACCAGTGCACTCTGATGATCCAGTGTAGGTCAGACCAGCCTGAGACTTGgagaacattttgtgtgtgcaaGGTTAGAGTGCTATAACAGAAAAGCCAGAACAAGCTACATTGACTAATGATGGCTGTCTTATCTTTAAAACTATAGTGCATGCTTAGGACTGTGGTACAGTTACATGCTGGGAGGTCACAGCCATAAAAATACATCtcagatcattaaaaaaaaaagacactggcTTATAATACGATGGCAAATGTACGTCATTTTTATTCAAGGTTAATAATGGTGTCTGGTGCCTTATGTGCACCCTATAAAGAAGataaatcttttaaaataaatgcacagaGGAGAAAATAGCTGTCTGGCTATTGAAATAAAAGTGACTAATTGCTTTGTGCTTGATGGTGCACTTAGAAGAACTTTTCTCCTCGAAGCTTAGTTCCCTGTGAAGCATTGTGCTAATCTGTCATACtctaatgaaatgaaatgacaagtgctctttatctttttttcacattttagagGAACAGGCTATAATGACAAGCCATACTTAAACTCTTTCTATAACACAGGCAAACGCTGCGAAATTTAAACTTGAAGCTTGAATTCAGAATTCAAAAAGTGCAATGAATATGTTAAACATAAACAGACGTGTTCTACATCAATTGATGAACCCAACGGTTCAAGTCTGAACTTAGAAACAACGACCTCCTAGCTTCTAAAAGTATACTAGTTTTAATAACTACCTTAAAAACATATCCATAGTCACAGTGACCTACAGAAAGAGGTTTAGAAGTGGCTGACCTGGGCTGCTCTGAGTGCTCGGTCTGCGTACAAAACTCCGGCAGTGGTTTCCACAATCGCAACATCTCCACTCGTCAGGTTCACATTGGGGATGTGTTGGCTGAACTCGAGTCTCTCCAGCACCACAGTGGGAACCTTGTTCCTCTGCATTGAGCTCTTAATGAGCTGGAAGCTCTTTCCGTTCTCTGGACCCATCAGCAGCAGGCCAGTACGCCTACAACATATGGCACTGTGTAGTTAACTTTTTCATTTAGGCCTGTAAATGAATCACTATTAACATCCCAGACAGCTGGAATGCCAAGATTGGCCATTTGGAATCTAAAATGAACTCTGTGCCTGCATGTGTCAGGAAGTGGCTGAAGAGACAAAGACAAGcttaaaggaaaagaaaatgatgAATATTGGTTTACAGTACGCCTACATCTACCTACTTCCATAATGCATCAGCTCAAGTTTATAGGTCCAACACCTTGAGTTTTATGACTGTACACAGGAAGAGAATTGTGACAGGCTGGCTGTGTGTTTATAGCCTGCATACATCAACACCTCTTGTGTCTCTTTAACAGATAACTGGCATGTAAAGGCTACTCACACTTTACAGCTGTTATGCTCACGAGGGATTCTCTCCTTTAACCTGTGCTTATACTGTATAGGCAGCCAGTCTGGATGTTGAACAGAGAACTGTAACGAAACAGTTTCTCGAAGGATTTGTCCCCATTTTGCATATTTCTTGTCCACAGCTAGTATGTACATTAGtttacatacatattacatattacatattagtTCAAGTGCACTGGTATGATTTGAGTGGTGGATCTTTCTCACACATCAGTGACACTAACAAGGCATTGTAGTGGGAACTGCTGGGACTTCACTGCTGGGTTAAGAATAGTCTAAACAAATATTCAATCAAAAGCAGCCCATTGGGCATTAAATATCACTAATAAAGGGGTATTAGTGAATTAACACAacgttattcattcattcatccatcttgagtaactgctttatcttgctcaggaCTGCTGTGACTCCTGGtaacactgggtgtgagacgTAGGTACACCCTGATGGGAGGGCAGTCCATCaaagggcaccatgcacacactcattcactccttAGCAGCAATTTAGAATAGCCAATCCTCCTACGGTATGattttgagaggtgggaggaaaccagagaaccctgaggaacctCCGTACAGCCATGTGGGGAACATGAGAAAATACACACCTGAGCTCAGTATCAAACTGGAGACGCTATGCTTCCTACTGCACCAATGTGTTGCCCTTAATGCAAAattgtacagtatgtggaaAATAATGAGCTGGAATAATGGTTCCTCTACAAGGTAGATTAAAAAGCATGGTGTGTTTAGTAAAGTATCTcatgaatgttttaaatgttctaAAACCCAAGCAACACAGCTGTGTATGGTTCACTTATACCAGagccacacacagacacacagcttGAGtagagggcagtggtggctcaatggttatgACTCTGAGTATCTGAACAGAAGGTTGCTGGTTCAAGCCCCCGcaatgccaagctgccaccaTATCtcctccaggggtgctgtagcattgctgaccctgtgctctgacccctgcttcctaacaagctgggatatgctaTTTCACTTTGCTGTAATGTATTTGTGACAAATAAAAGGACTTCTCCTTGAGAAGCCAAATAACTTCAGTGGTGAGTTTGTGATGGTTGGAGTAGATGAGGTGATATCTTGTGTGATTTGTTTAAGTATAATCTAAATGTACCTAATACACtggcacacacacgcacacacacacacctgtaaagCTTCACTCCTGCCTCCTTTTCCAGCTGGGTCCACAGCTCAAAGCTCTCCTCCATCATGTGTGTATAGAAGTCTTGTTCATAAGCTTTCCGGATGATGCGTGTCTGGCCATGAGAGCTCCCACGGGAATGTGGCAGGACAaactgaggacacacacacacacagcacacctATTCAACACACTGATTCTATAATACTGGAGCACAAATGCAGTGCACCAAGTTCAATGAGTGAAACACCTACAGCATAATAACAAATCTTAAAATGCAAATAACTCTGTAACAAACTGAGCTCAGCTGCTACAGATACAGTATGCTTATATCTTTTTCTACAAATATAACCAACTTGCTCCAGCAGTAGAGTTTTCTTGTTATTTTTGGCGAGGTGGTAGGCGGTCAACGAGCCCTGAATCCCCGCTCCTATAACCATACACTCGTATGCCATGTTGAAAAAGAAATGCTGTTTAAAATGTGCTGCAGTTTACTTCGAGTACAGACCAAAGTTCTCACTTTACACTTACATAATCACTGCTGGCACGCTGTAAGACACACCCACTCAGCACTGTTTAAAGGGGACTTGCTGTATAAATGAGTTACACTGTGAGAAATGTATGCAGAGTGATTTAGCAAGCCCCTCGGCAGACTCGTTGATTTTCACCGCTAAGTTCTTTGCGCATGCTCAGTgaaagctgtgtgtaaatatatgcaCAAATCTAAtcaaatgtttgtatttaataAATCCTACACATCCTGATCCTACATCTGTTTAAGATTCGTGTGTATGCTAATAAATGAGGGCCCTGGACTTTGCTTAAGGAGATACTATAAAAAACGTCATCTTCCCAAGCCATTTTTAATGCACAACACACATGTGGAAGACTCAAGGGGGAGAACTTGCTCAAggttctttatttgtcacatacatattacataagtgtgatgtaatgtagtgaAATTTTTTTCCTTAGTTCCTCGTCCCACGGTGCAATAACCAACAGACCAACAATGACTATGGATATACACACATGATAAAATAAGGatgtagtaaaataataaaatacagtagatgtaatgaaatataataGACTGTagaataaaaatctaaatataataGACTGTAGaataagaatataaatataatagacTGTAGGAAATATGATATACAGAGTTGTAAAGTGTATATAGAGATTATACAATGTGCAAAATAATGaattctttttccttctctatagtgcaaattgttttgtgtatgtgtgttgtaaCTCTTGTGTAACCAGTTCTAGAAAGTTGTGGCTGTGATTCGTATTACTGACTTACTTCAGTGTGCTATGACCACACATGAACAATTTCTGAAATGGCACATTGCTGTACTATACCCATCATGTACAGGGCTGGGGGTGGAGGGCCCTTCAACCATTCTGGTCAATCTCCTTttacctc from the Ictalurus furcatus strain D&B chromosome 17, Billie_1.0, whole genome shotgun sequence genome contains:
- the pipox gene encoding peroxisomal sarcosine oxidase, producing MAYECMVIGAGIQGSLTAYHLAKNNKKTLLLEQFVLPHSRGSSHGQTRIIRKAYEQDFYTHMMEESFELWTQLEKEAGVKLYRRTGLLLMGPENGKSFQLIKSSMQRNKVPTVVLERLEFSQHIPNVNLTSGDVAIVETTAGVLYADRALRAAQMVFQSHGGVIKDGEKVVNIEPGDLITVTTDSGTYQAKNLVITAGPWAKTLLSHTGLQLPLQVLRINVCYWKEKVPGSYSISNRFPCFIQMQPKEAEHDIYGLPSNEYPGLMKVCCHTGCETEPDERDRQTDRQDVDVLSSYISRCLPGIVPVPAVVESCMYTVTPDNHFVLDRHPTYSNIVIGAGFSGHGFKFGPIVGKVLCELSMGKNPSYDLSPFSIQRFQGIPK